AGATCATCATTATGATACCAAGCAATGCAAGATCATCATAATGATACCAAGCAATGCAAGATCATCATAATGATACCAAGCAATGCAAGATCATCATTATGATACCAAGCAATGCAAGATCATCATAATGATACCAAGCAATGCAATATCATCATAATGATACCAAGCAATGCAAGATCATCATAATGATACCAAGCAATGCAAGATCATCATTATGATACCAAGCAATGCAAGATCATCATTATGATACCAAGCAATGCAAGATCATCATTATGATACCAAGGAATGCGATTCGGCTTGGGCCAAAGATTGGACTTGAGGTACGTTTTTAAATGGCCAAAGTACCAACCGTTTACGAGTAGGAATTTGTTGTAACATAAAAAGTGAAAAACGTACTATCTAACATTATCAAATTATAGTGGGAAGtcttcacattttaaaaatattagttCACAATAACAACATGTATGCGCCAAATAATGACGACATCACGACAAAAGTTCTGGCTCGGATGGAATaacaacacaatttaataaacatgtttggACCGACATAAAACAGCTctaaataaatatgataaataattcCTTTAAAACAGGAAATTTAACCGAACTTCCAACACAAAGTCTATTATCACTTTTGCTACAAAATGAtaaacatattcattatattaaaaATTGGAGGACAGTCTCTTTGTTAAATGTCTTACTATAAAATTGAGTAAATCTGTAGCTAATACAGTGAAACCTTGCCTTCAAAActtattaacatattgtttcaAACGACTGACCTAGAGAACGTGATGCCATTCGTTCTGATCGGTCTACTTTACGTCCTCACTGGACCTGATGTTGCAACTGCGGTCCTGTTGTTTCATGTATTTGCTTTCAGTCTTCGATCGTCTTTTACCCACATttttccagagtgaggctcatatatttcaatgaatgttTGCATCTGTCCTTATCTTGATAATGACATGTGCACTGTGTAACTAGACTATAATGCGTTTGTAGGTTGTATTCGTCAGTTGTATTTTAGATGTATTTAAAATTTGTGGGAAGGTGTTACGAATTCATCGGTGACACATCTTGGTAATAACCATGTTACATAACATCGTTTAAATGACACAGCTATATGTAGTTTGCACAGTTGAGCGAGTATTCTAATACGGTACATATTGAGTTACCCAAGAAATTTATTTCcgttgtaaaataatttaaaagtgaaaaaacaatGGTTCTGAACATTATAACAATAAAGTATATCTTTCACAATCGCACAAATCATGTTAGAACCAACATATTGTTTGTTCTGTATCAGTAATTGACAACTCATTGTGATTTGAATGCGTGACTAATAACCTCGGAATAAAACCATTTTGGTTGAATATCAGAGCTCAAAACAGTTGTTTAGTgaccaataaatcaataataACTTCTTAAATCTTGCACGTGTATTAATTTTGAGCAAATGTCCCATGCAAACTTGGCTAACAGTCTATGCTTATATTTAAGCGAATATATGTAAAGGAGagctaaataatatttaaaacataaaagcaAACTAGTGTATTTCGTGTtgatgttattaattataaagtgtATCAATCTTTAAAAAAGAACGGTCAATATTTAAACGCAAAGAAAAATGTAAAACTGTGCATATCAGTATTAAGTTTTATGGCCGTTAGTGTTTACATAATAGTATATAATACCATGTAAAGAACAACAATCTGAACTAAAAGAACAACTATTTTTAGAtggattagtttaaacctatttattttagctcgattgcgtcgaaagccttaggcttatataaacgctctcgagtccgtttcctgggcctagaaccagtacttggtgtctttgggggagatctaaagaacgctcccacggtggggatcgaacccgtgacctcccggtcgcaaggcggacaccatatccattacaccacggcgaccttatttATTTTAGATggattaatgcatatgcgtacatGTTAATAACGGACGACATTTTAGCTAGTAAGGACAATTCTAGAAACTGTCTGAAAAGTACATTTACCTCGTGTAAAGAAAGGAATACAATTGCATCTGGTTGAATGTATGTACACTTACACAGAAAATGGGCAAGGAACAAACATATAAATCAGTTTACCGTGACATTGTGACCAGAGATAAAAAGGGCTTTTGAAAGTACTGATTGACCCAAACACCTCAACGCCGCGTGTAGCAACATGCAcaaatttgtaacaaataaaaactGGACCATTGGACATGGTCAATTTTGACCTTAGGGGCATTAATTAACCAAAGGTCTTAGAGACCTATACTTCACTGCTGCAAAGCATTTACTTAAAAACTTGTTCTTTGTGAATCGATATAAAACTTTCATAATAAAAGTGTACTGTTAGAATTATGTTACATTCTAAGTTGAATAAGAAAGAGGGCGGCATAGCTTAGGAAATTTTATGCGCACGACGACAGATATCGCGCGTGCACAGCTTCATATCATAAGAACCAATTACAAAAAATTGACTTGAGACATTCGCCAGACATATATCGTTCTAAAGACAGATATTAGATCGACGGACATACGGATGAACgtaaagacggacagacaggttTACTTATAGACTGACAGACGGCCAGTATcatttcataaaacttggtcagaacttccTTTTTTATCGGAGGTAATCAACAGAATAACAGTAATAACCAATCATACTTGAGCAGCTGTGTTTAAGAAAGTATTTTtcatgcataaaataaaatataacaaggaATACAATATAAGTTTCATGACCAGAATTATAAACGAATCATTGACCTCGTACGCGTACTAAGACGGCTACTTATACACAATAAGTTACATtgaaatgttgatatttataaacacAACACTTTGTGTGAGATCAGATAATACAATTCAATACTAATTTATTGAATAATCCCAATGCACATAAAAGAACGTTTCACAATTATTGTGGATGACAAAACGATCATTTAATGGCCAAAGTAAAATATACGCAACGTTTTTGTCTATACAATATGTAATATGTCAATCAAAATATGTAAGATGAACACGAAAGGTGACCTATATGTGGATACtgtgttttatatttcaaaacatactaaaaaaaacattgaaatgtgAACGTTCTCTAGAAAACGTTTCTCATTCGTAGTAAACACATGTACGTCATTTTGTGTGCGCATGTGAATGTTCAATTTCACGCTAGTGAATACCAAGCGCGTTGGAAATATCGATTACGTATTTATGAACATCGATATCCTCGTAACACGGTGTAAGTTCATTCTAGTTAGTTAACTGCCAGGTAGTTCAAGCTGTACAATCAGTATGAAACCTAGTCATCATTATTCACGTATTACGATGTTAACACAATCTAGTCATCAATACCCGTGCTGTGCGATGTTTATACAATCTAGTCatcaatattgttgtttttgtattttatcgagtgcaccgggattgtctcccatatggccatcgcccccagaaaatCGAATAATTGGTTACGGGGGATATTGCAAGATActggagacaccccgttccagaggttaccctgggtcttttagtgcccggtgtatagcacctagtacactgcacatCGGTTTAACGTCTCTtacgaaagacgagttagtaggttaggtgcagcgggggatcaaACCAGCGATCTCttgattgtgaagccagtgtgttaccactagaccacggatccgctactgtCATCAATACTCATGCAGTACGATATCTATATAATCTAGTCATCAATATCCACGCAGTAAGGTGTATATACAATCTAGTCATCATTATCCACGTAGAGAGATGTTTATCCAATAAAGTCATCAATGCCCACGTTGTGCGGTGTTTATATACAATGTAGTCATCAATATCAACGCAGTACGATGTTTATACAATCTAGTCATCAACATCCACGCAGTAAGTTGTATATACAATCTAGTCATCATTATCCACGTAGAACGATGTTTATACAAAATAGTCATCAATGCCCACGTTGTGCGGTGCTTATACAATGTAGTCATCAATATCAACGCAGTGAGGTGTTTGTACAATGTAATCATCAATATCAACGCAGTACGGTGTGTATACAGTCTAGTCATTTATGTCAACGCAGTATGGTGTTTGTACAATATAGTCATCAATATCCAAGTTGTGCGATGTTTATACAAGGTAGTCACCAATGTTCACGTTTTTTAACCAGACAGTCGTAAATGTCCGCGTACTGCAGTCAAAATGTCAACAAAGTATGCTAAGCCGTTTCCACGTAGAACTGTGGTAACACAATTTTGTCAGCAATGCCCAAGCAGTACGGCTTTTATACCATATAGTAATCAATGGCAACGCAGCACGATCTTGATACTATCTGGTCATTAACGTCCACGTGGTATGGTGTTGACCAAATGCAGCCATCAATGACCACGCAGAAAGATCTTGATACTATCTGGTCATTTATGTCCGCGTGGTGTGGTGTTGACCAAATACAACCATAATTGACCACGCAGTACGATCTTGATACTGTCTGGTCATTTATGTCCACGTGGTATGGTGTTGACCAAAGACAGTCATCGATGACGACGTTGTACGATCTTGATACTATCTAGCCATTAATATCCACGTGGTATGGTGTTGACCAAATACAGCCATCAATGTCATCGCAGTACGATCTTGATACTATCTGGTCATTAATGTCCACGTAGACAATCACGAACATCCTAGAACAGCATTATATGGTTATACATTTAGAGCTCGGTACCTGTCAGTCGCAGGACCGGGATCCAGATAATACTTATCACGACGAGGACAATCAAGTACACCATAGAACACACGTTTTTTAAaagtacaataaataacaaatgatAATCGAAATGGGAAAACATGATTTTatgcatatgcgtcaagtgtTGCCCCAGAGAATCCTGTGCATTTTCTAATCTTTGACGACATTTTAAGCGCAGGCATATAGCAATGTTTACATAGATCGAGACCCAAATAAACAAGTACGAGAGaaaatatttaagtaatatatGCTACTGTTTGACATTAATTACATGTATTCAAATGAATTAGAATTACGGTAATGTGTTTTCCGGAAATGTTTtttatcttataaaaataaaacaaattattcataTCTATAAGGATTAATTTCcatttatgttttaatacaaaacgGGTAAGGCGGTTCACTGCCTTGTTACAAGGGACGCTAACAGGTTGCTAACGCCGAGGTTCTCCGAATATGAGAATACTCATTTCCTAGGATACTACTTCCTTTTCCGTCTAAACGACATTCAATTCAGGCAAACATTGTTTAGCTTTTAAAAATCGTATTTAATCCCAGCAAGAATGAGAGGTAGAGGTGCGCGACGTAAGGCAGTGTCACAGAAAAGGTCGAGGTCGATAAGCCCCGATGGAAATCGACTAAACGAAGGGGATAAAGCTAATTTAATCGACTTTGAAACCCTACTTAAAGAGGCCGAGATCGTGTCGAATGCTTTAAGCACCGGTATTGTTCCAAGCGAACCCCTTCATGTTTGTGTATTCACGTTTCAATTGCAGCGACCGACCCAGTCAACAATGCCCGTCGCGTTTGACGCAACAACAGCGAACGCGGCAATGTCAAACATCCGGACAGTTTCGGATGAAATAGCGGCCCACATCCCCGATCAGTGTAAACAACAGATCGGGCGGGGCTAATATGTTAATTTCGCACTATTGTTGAAAGGGTCTGTAGAATTCCAGAGTTACCTGTCGGGGGCAATACTCTCGGTTTCGGCGGATGGCCGCCTCGTGGCGCAGCCAAAAGAATGCAAAGACACCATCGGTACAATCGAGAAATGGTCAGACGCATATATCATCTTCATGTCGGTATACCTATCTTTCGATCACAACAGAACAAAAACACAAGAATTGCTCAAGTATTTTTGGACCATAAGAGAGGTCGCATATCGCCAGGGTGGGTCGGCTTGGCGCACCTATGACGAGCAGTTACGGCTCCGTCAGGGAATCTCCCCCTCACCCTGGTCGGAAATTAACAATGACCTTTGGTGGCGCTGTATGTTTGTACAACCCGGAAACACACGCACATCGGGAACGTTCGTACGCCCCTCATGCGAGTACATTGCCGCCTGGTTAATTGCCGTTTTCCCCACAATTGCTCGCGTTGTCGGGAGAACCATCCAGCAATAAGCTGTCAGAGCGTAGCAGAAACCTCGGGAGTCGCCCATCGCGCAAACACACCAAGGTTTGATGCTTTCTTTCGTGGTAAAAAGAATCCAAACGCACACAGGTTCGGGCAGCGTCAATTCGGACAAACCCGAGGCAATCTTAGTCAATACACGCAAtaactgtcaaaaaaacaacaacattgtagaCATCGCTCCGTCGCCGATTTAATTAGACGTTTTACACACATTTCTTTTAGGGTATGATGATGCGGAGACACAGTTTCTCTTTTATGGTTTTAAAAACGGATTTTTACTTCAATATCACGGGCCACGAAAAATCGCGACGCAAAAAATTTAAAATCGGCTTACGAACACCCAGAGGTAATTTCTGATAAAATTTCGAAAGAACTGTTGGAGGGGCAAGTTGCGGGCCCTTTCTCGTCACCACCGTTCAGCGAATTCATAGTATCGCCAATAGGTCTAGTTCCCAAAAAAGACCCGGGGGAGTACCGCATGATACATTACCTGTCTTACCCAGAAGGGGAATCCGTTAATGATTATATACACCCAGCGATGACATCGGTCCAGTGCACACGTTTTGATAAAGCTGTTGAGTTAATACAACGTCTGGGTAAaaattgtttcttatttaaaatgGACATCAAAAACGCTTTCAAGATCATACCAATCAAGAATGAAGATTTTCAGATGTTGGGGTTCCAATTTAACGGATCGtactattttgataaaacataCCTTTCGGTGCATCAATTAGTTGTGCTACCTTCGAACGTTTCAGTACTTTTTTAGAACACTGTGTCGTTTACCGAGTGAACTCGGGACTTCTTATCCACTATCTTGATGATTTCTTTGGCGGCGATAAGTCTCGCTCACTGTGCGGTTATATGATGTCCGTCTTTTCCAAGGTTATGGTCGAACTAGGAGTCCCAGTGGCAGTTGAAAAAACGGAAGGTCCAACGATGGTGATAACATTCTTAGGCTTAGAGTTAGATAGCGCACAAATGCAAGTCCGCATACCAAATACAAAGATACAAGAATTGACGGAAAAGATCAGCCAGATTTTGTCAAAAGAAAAAGCAAGATTTCGCGATATACAGTCGCTCATCTATTCACTCAACTTTTGTTGTCGGGCTATACCAGCAGGTAGACCGTTCTGCCGTCGACTCATTAATGCGAAATGTAGTTTAACCAAACCTTTCCATCGTATTAGAATCCGGCGTGGTATTAAGCTGGACTTGCAACGGGATATCAATGTTCCACGATTATTTTTGGCTGTCTAATGAAGACGTCAATATTTTCACCGATAGCGCGGCGGGGGTGGGGCTCGGTTTCGGTATTTATTTTGAGTCGCACTTGTGCGCAGCTAAGTGGCCAGTAGACTGGCACACAGACGGACATACCAGCGACATAACGGTCTTAGAGCTTTTCCCGATATTGGTTTCAATCTCTATTTGGGGATATATGCTACAAAACAAAAGAATCCAGTTCAACTGCGACAATGCCGCTGTTGTAGGTGTACTTAACTCATGGTTTTCGAAATCGGAAAAAGTTATAACGCTGTTGCGCCCCCTTACattcaaatgtttggaatttaatattataatccGAGCATCCCACGTCCCAGGTACAAAAAACATAATATGCGACGCACTATCTCGATTTCAGATGGCAAAATTTAGAACATTGGCACCGGAAGCAGACGAGGAACCACAGAGAGTACCCGAGTACCTCTGGAACATCTTCAAGACAGAGCAATCTCCTTAATGCGAAAGTCTATATCACAGAACACAAGCGCAACATACGAAACCGGTGTTAATGCCTTTAATGCATTTTGCAAGCTTTACCAAATATCCCAAATGCCACCAGTACCTGAACAGGTTATCTAATGGTTCATAGCATACTGTTTTGAGAAAGGCTGAGCGACACGCATGGTCAAAACTTACTTGGCAGGAATTAATTATTGGCAACAACAAGGCCACACATCGTTTTCCGAAGAATTTAGGCTAAGCAAGGTTATATAAGGCTATTCGCGATCAATGGGTATAAACAAGGACAGAAGACGCCCGATCACATACGAAATCGTCTTCAAATAATACAGCAATTGCGAAACGTATGCTATAAAGCAACCCTATTTTGGGCTTTTCCGAATAAGCGAGTTGGTATCGCCTAAACGCCCGGAAATGTAAAACCAAATCAGAACGTACGACGTTGAATTGTCGTTAGACCAGTCATCCATATCAATCCGCATCGCCAAGTCAAAAACGCTTCAACACAACGCGGCGGTCATACTCAAAATTCCGAAATCGAAGGAATCAATATGTCCTGTCCAGAGAATGCGCGACTATCTGGCAATGTCACCGGTAGGTTCTGCAGCATTTTGCCATACAGGGGGTATGCCAGTTACCAGACAGCAAGTTAACGCGGTACTAGCAAAATGCCTCGGCCGCACTGAATTAGGTAACGCTTTCTTTAACACACATAGCTTTAGAATTGGACGAGCAACGGATCTGTCAAGGAAAGGAGTTCCTCCCGAAGTCATCGCAAAACTTGGGAGATGGACATAAGACACATACAAAAAGTACATTAGACCATAACCTTTAAGATTTATTTAGGGCACAGCAGCTAACAGCTGTGACGTCATTAGTTATTCATCCCAGATGGAGGCGCCCATAGCGAGCTGTAATAAAAACCGGTATAAATCGCAGAGAGGTAACACTGTAGTTCACGTTATCGTTTCTTTCTGTAATTTGAATTCAGGGGTTAGCTTCCTATCGTTTTACTGGAAGCGAATGATGTTTCATATGTTGATTTAGTATCATAGTCTCTTATAACTCGTCTTACGAGTGGCAATAGTTAAGTAGTATGCTTATGCTTTATTTTATGTTGCGATTGTATATATCCTGATGGTCTATATCAGTAATAACCTCTATCCGCTAAATCGGGCTACATCATTAGGAATATACAGTAATATAATGAACACACCTAAACAGACTTGTATTCGGATACACATGCTCATATAATTTGTGTATTCAATTTCACTGTGAGATCCTATACactaattaaaaacaattgactTTTGGTTTTTGTACACTCCAAATGTTATTTGCTATTGACAGTGGTATGGGTTCTTGGGGACAGTATTCCTTAGCGGACAGGAGCAAGGGCCAAAGAACGAGGGATGGAGAACCTGCGGTTGCCCACAAGCATCGCATGGTGGGGCATTGGCGGCCTGACATAGTCCACATTACGAAGGTCAATAGAAGCTAATGTGTTACTCTTCACACCACCAAAGGTATTGGTATTGCACCTCGGCGGAAATGACCTGTGCACCGACCCATGTACAAAGGTACGAAATAATATCAAAAGAGAAATTATGTATTTGAGGACAGCTTATGCAGACACAGCGGATAATCTGGGTCGACATAATCGACCGAATAAATTGGCGCTCTTCCCTCCCCAGGAAAATCATTACGGCACAACGTCGCCGGGTTAACAGATTTGGCTGAGTGTGTGTTAAGTGGGCAAGCCGCAGCACCAGTTTCACTGTTGACATTGACGCAAACACCCCGGGGTTTTTCCTCCCGGATGGGGTGCACTTGTCACCAGTGGGGCTGTAGTTCTATCTGGACACCCTGCGGGATGcgattatgcatttttttaatccACAACAAATAGGCCGTTATCATTTGTAAGCATTGCAATTTGTATCGCCGAGTGGCTAGTACTGGTGTGCCATCAGAATTTTGGGGAATAAATTGTCTCAATTTATTTGTGGCGTAAAATTCTGTGACTACAGGTTGTTGAATATCTCAGTTCCACTATTTTTGGTTAATCAGTattaattgataaataaacaagtatattcTAGGGGGTTTGAGCTCTCCGCTGCCTTTGTTTGGGGCTCCTCCGGGAAAACACCGCAATGACGCAGTGGGCTCACAACCCATCCCTTAACGTAAACATTATAGCTAAAGGCTAACTGCACGGGGCGAggtttggttggttggttgattaCCCAGACTTGCAGGAGTCTGGTAGATTAGATCTTCACGGCACTACACCCTGTTGGTAAAGTTTGGTGGTTACTGGCACCTCAGTAGGAGCCAGCATGTAATTGTGTTTACCGGCGTGTGGTGTTATGGTAACTGGCAAATTGTGTAACTGGTGAGATATATAGGTTACCGGTAAAGGTCGGTGTCTACCAGAGTGTTATATAGTGTGTCTGCCAGAGGGTTAAATAGTTGTTCACTGGTAAAGGCATACATACGCGTTTACGCTCCGTGCAAGTCCAAATAGTAACTAACTCACTGAGTCATCACAGGGTTTTGCGCCACATACGGCGGCCTTTACGCCAATTCCTACCCCAGGCTTAGGATATTTtggatattaaataataaattgaatgtaTGGTTAGTTTTAACATAGAAATAAAGACAATCCACATATATTCGGGTTATTTATtgtttatcataaaataaacatggttgtttttttttaaagaaactaaTATTCAATaatcttttttctaaaattattactttatcattttttttaaagctgcaCATATGCTACGATTTATAGTGGTATAAGTGGCAATATGAAATAGTACGTTGCTccggacattttaatataaggttcAAAAATCGGatattcgaatatatttgaataatgacaaacgaatattcgaatatcattttcagtattcgtTCCTATCCCTAATAATAAGCCAATCAAAATGTATGTGTTCCATCAACGGTCTCTATAAGTCTGATACACGCATATATCCAATCCTGCACtcaaataaataatgtaagtCTGAAGCAAGGCACTATTTGGAGTGTTCGGCGGAAAAGTCATACTTGTGAGTTTTCATTCATCGTTTTTTCATAATCATACCTTCCCACAATCATAAGTTCCAGTTCGGACGCCTTCTTCCGGATGTGAGTCCAGATGTCCATGGCGAATATGGTGCTGCTGCTGTTGAATATTGACGTCAACGATGACATCAGCGCTGACATCATCACCGCGAGCATCATGCCGCGCACACCTGCATATTTCACAAACGTTTGTTTTGATACGCACAAAATTACTGATTTTAGCCTCGTTCTGAAGAAAACTGGGTTTGATTCATTTGCATAAAGTttttcccagattagtctgtgtcgTTCGCTCAGGCAAAActcggatgacactttcagccttaaagGGATTCTCTCTTAAACGAGAcgtccttttaacgaaaaataaagccAGCGGAAAGTATTGTCAATGATTAGTCTGTGCGACCCTCCCAAAATTAAGATATTGAACACTTTGGTAATTAACAAAACTAATTTATGTTCACAATTGatctaaatataaacataataacatgCAAACAAATTTCAATTCAATTTATGAAATACTGAGATATTCTTTCATTCCAACTGTCGTTTTAAgacattttaacaattattaccTATTAATTTCACCTAAATAAAATGGATAAGTCGAGTATATCGATGGAGTGATACGAGTGGCGGTAGGTGCAGGAGGGggtcttttgaaaaatatattgcagatggtgcgttttggtgttatctttcagccaCGTTTTGACAATTTAATTCATCAATTTCTTTCTTGAAAAAGAGcgataaaaggaaatattttattaaacattgacaaCAGCAAATATACTTTCGACCATAATTTATTTGCTAAGTTTAAGTGTCAATGCTTACAAATCAAGAAGCCTCATTGCGGGGGAGAATGGATCCGTAGTTACATAGGTGTGCGAGGGTGTTCAACTCTATTGCTGGCGGGAGTATGGCGTCCTCCCCTAAGCAAATTAGGACATATTTTTGCAAAAGGTGTAATTTCGTGTTGCATTTCAGGCACATTTCGGTAATGTTTATCCTCGAATTCTAGCttgaaaaattgagaaaaaaaaatatgtttgcaatAAACATTGCCAACTGCAAATGAACTTTTAACCATAATCTATTAAATTTGAGTGTCAAGGCTTTAACTCAAGAAGCCTATGACTGCGAGGGAATGGGTATGTAAATGTAAGGAAATGCTTGACTCTTGCTTCCTCCTCCAGAAAATTTTGGATTTCATTGCAAAGGAGCGCTTTGTTGTTATCTGTCAGCGACATTTGGCAATTTTATTCCTCAATATCTTCCTCTAAAAAAGTAAAAGATTTAGCATGTTTTCCATGGCAACCTTTCCCATGCCCATGTATTTGTTGCGACACTGTAAAAATGCCAAACCAACGGCGtgtgtatttgtttaaacaagTCGTCAAACCTGGTGCGACGTTGCGCCAAACAAAAGCCTGTCATTATTTTCGGCTAAAACTGATCTATTTTGGGgtatttttaaacagaaaattaaactCGTTTTATTTACCGGGctaaactgtaaaagaaacactcgttgaatgaaacaacagcatgctcgctGAGTCTTTAACTCGTAGATCTATAAATCGACTAACCTTAAGTATTTGTAAAGCTGTTAACATTTTCCTACTTATCTGTCAAAAGAGCTACCATCTGAGTCATCGAATGAACATGTTTCGCTGACGCTATCTCTAAAACCATCTGGATAAAACGGAGCGTTCTCCGACATTTTGAAAAGTTGCGCCATGTAAACATAATCTGGTACCTGTGTC
The nucleotide sequence above comes from Dreissena polymorpha isolate Duluth1 unplaced genomic scaffold, UMN_Dpol_1.0 chrUn038, whole genome shotgun sequence. Encoded proteins:
- the LOC127863789 gene encoding sodium/myo-inositol cotransporter 2-like, producing MMLAVMMSALMSSLTSIFNSSSTIFAMDIWTHIRKKASELELMIVGRMFVIVYVDINDQIVSRSYCDDIDGCIWSTPYHVDING